From Nitrosopumilus zosterae, the proteins below share one genomic window:
- the carA gene encoding glutamine-hydrolyzing carbamoyl-phosphate synthase small subunit — protein MIFDDGTVLDGEGFGYSTTTFGEIVFNTGMVGYTEALTDPSYSGQILTLTYPLVGNYGVPDYSIKDNDGIPKFFESEKIQVRGLVVHELSLTASHWNLAMTLDEWLYNEKIPGISGIDTRELTKKIRTGGVMMAALVVSDSEINAEDIKKQLASAPRYDSEQFMDYVSTKQEKTYGDENRSVVVVDTGAKNAIIRNIREIGYKVIRLPWDTSYEKIMSYHPKGVVLSSGPGDPQKCPDTINTAKKLIEHNVPTLGICLGAQIIGIAGNTETYKLKYGHRGQNKSCVNLENNQVYVTSQNHGYGITPESLQKSEFNLWFTNADDKTVEGIKHKKQKCIAVQFHPEAAPGPYDCKFVFEELQHLMEEGTSAKE, from the coding sequence CTGATTTTTGATGATGGCACTGTTCTTGATGGGGAAGGTTTTGGCTACTCTACTACTACTTTTGGTGAAATTGTCTTTAATACGGGCATGGTAGGTTACACTGAAGCACTTACAGATCCATCATATAGTGGTCAAATTCTTACTCTTACATATCCTTTAGTTGGGAATTATGGAGTTCCAGATTACTCGATTAAAGATAATGATGGGATCCCAAAATTCTTTGAATCTGAGAAAATTCAAGTTAGGGGTCTTGTGGTTCATGAATTATCTCTTACTGCAAGCCATTGGAATCTCGCTATGACTCTTGATGAATGGCTTTACAACGAAAAAATTCCTGGAATTTCTGGTATTGATACTCGTGAATTAACAAAAAAGATTAGAACTGGTGGAGTCATGATGGCAGCACTAGTTGTGTCTGATTCAGAAATTAATGCTGAGGATATCAAAAAACAACTTGCATCTGCACCACGTTATGACTCTGAACAATTTATGGATTATGTATCTACAAAACAAGAAAAAACGTATGGGGATGAAAATCGTTCTGTCGTGGTTGTTGATACTGGTGCAAAAAATGCCATTATACGAAATATTCGGGAGATTGGTTACAAAGTGATACGTCTTCCTTGGGACACTTCATATGAAAAGATCATGTCTTATCATCCAAAAGGAGTTGTACTTAGTAGTGGTCCAGGTGATCCACAAAAATGTCCTGACACAATAAACACAGCTAAAAAATTAATTGAACACAATGTTCCAACATTAGGCATTTGTTTAGGTGCGCAAATAATTGGCATTGCCGGAAATACTGAAACATACAAACTCAAGTATGGACACCGTGGTCAAAACAAATCTTGTGTCAATTTAGAAAACAATCAAGTTTATGTCACTAGTCAAAATCATGGATATGGAATCACTCCAGAATCCCTTCAAAAATCTGAATTTAATTTATGGTTTACTAATGCAGACGACAAGACAGTTGAAGGAATAAAACACAAAAAGCAAAAGTGTATTGCAGTACAGTTTCATCCAGAAGCTGCACCAGGTCCTTATGATTGCAAGTTCGTCTTTGAAGAGCTACAACACCTTATGGAGGAAGGAACATCTGCCAAAGAATGA
- a CDS encoding AAA family ATPase has protein sequence MSLAPQELENTASKYASEAIKFDSQGARGMAITHYQHAIDSLVKLLQLYPSSKLNQIYKDRCNSYHNRINALQQAHGVEPAVDPKASEEEQKKSVQRQEDENDFEDLLMKEKPNVTWDQVIGLDDAKSALRESIVYPTKRPDLFPLGWPKGMLLYGPPGTGKTMLAAATANEMDGYFINVDASSMMSKWLGEAEKNVSKLFAMARQYAEKEGKPVILFVDEVDSLLGSRNSEVGGEVRTKNQFLTEMDGVNGKGKDLMLYVIGATNKPWSLDWPFLRRFQKRIYVSLPTQEARENLFAQYTAPLSKNYKVNNSELAKLFDGYSASDIKDVCQAAQIKTVHEIFNAPDYHEPVEGEEPVQPRELTTSDFKDIMARRKPSVSLEMIRAYHKWSEEFQAL, from the coding sequence ATGAGTTTAGCCCCACAAGAATTAGAAAATACTGCAAGCAAATATGCTTCAGAAGCTATAAAATTTGATTCTCAAGGGGCCCGAGGGATGGCGATAACTCATTATCAGCATGCCATTGACTCTTTGGTAAAATTATTGCAATTATACCCTTCTAGTAAATTAAACCAAATTTACAAAGATCGATGCAACTCTTACCATAACAGAATTAATGCACTACAACAGGCTCACGGTGTTGAACCTGCAGTAGATCCAAAGGCTTCTGAAGAAGAACAGAAGAAATCTGTTCAAAGGCAAGAAGATGAAAATGATTTTGAAGATCTTTTGATGAAAGAAAAACCCAATGTAACTTGGGACCAAGTGATTGGATTAGATGATGCAAAAAGTGCTTTACGTGAATCTATTGTATATCCCACTAAAAGACCTGATCTGTTTCCATTAGGATGGCCAAAGGGCATGTTGCTTTATGGTCCTCCTGGTACCGGAAAAACCATGCTGGCTGCAGCAACTGCAAATGAGATGGACGGATATTTTATCAACGTTGACGCATCTTCAATGATGAGTAAATGGTTGGGTGAAGCAGAAAAAAATGTTTCAAAATTATTTGCTATGGCAAGACAATATGCTGAAAAAGAAGGGAAACCTGTTATTTTGTTTGTGGATGAGGTGGATTCATTGTTAGGTTCTAGAAACAGCGAAGTTGGTGGCGAAGTGCGAACTAAAAATCAATTTTTAACTGAAATGGACGGTGTAAATGGAAAAGGAAAAGATTTGATGCTTTATGTAATTGGTGCAACAAACAAACCTTGGAGTCTTGATTGGCCTTTCCTTAGAAGATTTCAAAAGAGAATTTATGTATCTTTACCAACTCAAGAAGCAAGAGAAAATCTATTTGCACAATATACTGCACCTCTTAGCAAAAATTATAAGGTAAATAATTCTGAATTGGCAAAACTATTTGATGGCTACAGTGCTAGTGATATCAAAGATGTATGCCAAGCAGCTCAGATTAAAACCGTACATGAAATCTTTAATGCTCCAGATTACCATGAACCCGTTGAAGGCGAAGAACCTGTACAACCAAGAGAATTGACCACCTCTGATTTTAAAGATATAATGGCTAGAAGAAAGCCCAGCGTTTCACTTGAAATGATTCGTGCATATCACAAATGGAGTGAAGAGTTCCAAGCACTTTAG